The proteins below come from a single Odocoileus virginianus isolate 20LAN1187 ecotype Illinois unplaced genomic scaffold, Ovbor_1.2 Unplaced_Contig_76, whole genome shotgun sequence genomic window:
- the LOC110138507 gene encoding LOW QUALITY PROTEIN: olfactory receptor 4C3D-like (The sequence of the model RefSeq protein was modified relative to this genomic sequence to represent the inferred CDS: inserted 1 base in 1 codon; deleted 1 base in 1 codon), whose protein sequence is MDSPRNVTEXFMLGLSQNPKVQRVLFVFFLIVYLVSVGGNLLIMITIVFSPTLGSPMYIFLSCLSFIDTCYSSCMNSKLIADSLYEGRAITFKGFLAQFFVAHLLGGTEIILLMVMAYDHYVAICKPLHYTAVMTRHLCALLVRLAWLEGFLHSLVQLLLVLQLPFCGPNVINHFVCDLYPLLELACTDTSVIGLLVVANSGVICLLNFLLLAASYLVTLRSLRSHSAEGRRRALSTCGAHFTVVALFFVPCIFIYMRPSSTLSIDKMVAVFYCILTPMFNPLIYTLRNAEVKNALKNLWKKMSNCGWRIQEPRERNDQSLSEKNS, encoded by the exons ATGGATAGTCCAAGAAATGTCACGG TTTTCATGCTGGGACTCTCACAAAACCCCAAGGTGCAGAGGGttttgtttgtgttctttttgattgTCTACCTGGTCTCTGTTGGGGGCAACCTGCTTATCATGATCACCATTGTCTTCAGCCCCACCTTGGGCTCGCCTATGTACATTTTCCTCTCATGTTTGTCCTTTATTGATACTTGCTATTCCTCATGTATGAATTCCAAACTCATTGCTGACTCATTGTATGAAGGGAGAGCCATCACTTTTAAGGGCTTCCTGGCTCAATTCTTCGTTGCCCATTTACTGGGAGGAACTGAAATCATCCTGCTCatggtgatggcctatgaccactacgtggccatctgcaaaccccTCCACTACACGGCCGTCATGACCAGGCATCTCTGTGCCCTGCTGGTGCGGCTGGCTTGGCTGGAGGGCTTCCTGCATTCCCTGGTTCAGCTCCTGCTGGTCCTGCAGCTGCCCTTCTGCGGGCCTAACGTGATCAATCACTTTGTCTGTGACTTGTACCCCTTGCTGGAACTTGCCTGCACCGACACCTCTGTCATCGGCCTGCTGGTGGTGGCCAACAGCGGTGTGATCTGCCTGCTGAACTTCCTCCTGCTGGCCGCCTCCTACCTCGTCACCCTGCGCTCCTTGAGGTCCCACAGTGCAGAGGGGAGGCGCAGAGCCCTCTCCACCTGCGGGGCCCACTTCACGGTTGTTGCCTTGTTCTTCGTGCcctgtatatttatttacatgcGGCCATCATCCACTTTGTCCATTGACAAAATGGTGGCCGTGTTTTACTGTATTTTGACA CCCATGTTCAACCCCCTGATTTATACCCTGAGAAATGCAGAGGTGAAAAATGCCCTGAAAAATCTCTGGAAAAAAATGAGCAATTGTGGATGGAGGATACAGGAACCTAGGGAAAGAAATGATCAGTCACTCTCAGAGAAGAATTCTTAG